The following proteins are encoded in a genomic region of Corythoichthys intestinalis isolate RoL2023-P3 chromosome 5, ASM3026506v1, whole genome shotgun sequence:
- the setd6 gene encoding N-lysine methyltransferase setd6, with product MTSEAKRAKIDDDTPLLNFLRWCNGVGLGLSSKVRVSKEGTVAEYGMLAQDDIEVGEVLFTIPRAVLLHQGTTSVSALLEKERVSLESSSGWVPLLLALLYEYTTPQSKWKPYLSLWTDFKMLDHPMFWSKAERDRLLMGTGIPEAVDKDLANIQREYRDVVLPFMAKHPDIWNPLTHTLELYMQLVAFVMAYSFQEPQEELEEDDEEEEEDEKAPNPPMMVPMADMLNHVSKHNANLEFTPDTLKMVCVCPIKKGEEVFNTYGQMANWQLLHMYGFTQPYRNNADDTVDIPVANLHKAAAKDGDQQLLKEMWEVLQEKGAFVFGKNGCLTDMELHNTLKMLCMSREEFVEFKDNDGWEDDEDEEEISQAFSNEGLPGLTSKWKQYIHEAARLTVEGYHNIDRDRVLMEERALLEGLSSRQRNALHVRYGQKTILEKVMELTKT from the exons ATGACATCGGAAGCCAAAAGAGCCAAG ATAGATGATGACACTCCCCTACTTAACTTCCTCCGGTGGTGTAACGGCGTCGGTCTTGGGCTCAGCTCTAAG GTACGAGTGAGCAAAGAAGGCACTGTAGCCGAATATGGGATGTTGGCTCAGGACGACATCGAGGTTGGTGAGGTATTGTTCACCATCCCCAGAGCAGTTCTTCTTCACCAAGGGACAACAAGCGTCTCAGCACTGCTGGAGAAAG AAAGGGTCTCCCTGGAGAGCTCGTCAGGGTGGGTGCCCCTTCTGCTGGCTCTTCTGTATGAATACACTACACCACAATCCAAATGGAAACCATATCTGTCATTATGGACTGACTTCAAGATGCTAGATCATCCCATGTTCTG GTCCAAAGCGGAGCGAGACAGACTGCTGATGGGAACTGGAATACCAGAGGCAGTGGACAAAGACCTGGCCAACATCCAAAGGGAATACAGAGATGTTGTCCTGCCCTTCATGGCCAAGCATCCCGATATATGGAACCCGCTCACGCACACACTGGAGCTGTATATGCAACTGGTGGCTTTTGTCATGGCATACAG TTTCCAAGAGCCACAAGAAGAGTTAGAGGAGGATGAcgaagaggaagaagaagatGAGAAGGCCCCAAATCCACCTATGATGGTTCCTATGGCTGACATGCTTAACCATGTGTCCAAGCACAATGCCAATCTGGAGTTCACCCCT GACACTTTGAAGATGGTGTGCGTGTGCCCCATCAAGAAAGGAGAGGAGGTGTTCAACACATATGGGCAGATGGCCAACTGGCAGTTACTGCACATGTACGGTTTCACTCAACCGTATCGCAACAACGCAGACGACACGGTTGACATTCCTGTTGCCAACCTACACAAAGCGGCTGCAAAAG ATGGTGATCAGCAGCTGTTGAAGGAGATGTGGGAGGTGCTACAGGAGAAAGGAGCATTTGTCTTTGGAAAAAACGGCTGCCTCACTGACATGGAACTACATAACACACTCAAG ATGCTGTGCATGTCCAGGGAGGAGTTTGTAGAGTTCAAAGACAATGATGGCTGGGAGGATGACGAAGATGAGGAAGAGATTTCTCAAGCCTTCTCCAATGAAGGGCTCCCGGGATTAACGAGCAAGTGGAAGCAGTATATCCACGAAGCAGCACGTCTGACTGTGGAGGGCTACCACAACATAGACAGAGACCGGGTCCTGATGGAGGAACGGGCTTTGCTGGAAGGTTTGAGCAGCAGGCAAAGGAACGCACTTCACGTCCGATATGGACAGAAAACCATTCTGGAAAAAGTCATGGAGCTCACAAAGACATGA